In Streptococcus sp. SN-1, a single genomic region encodes these proteins:
- a CDS encoding acylphosphatase, which produces MQKVRMIAQGRVQGVGFRWGVYSLALEIGGITGRVWNNDDGTVEILAQANSSATMAKFIQEIRKGPTPFSKISYLDVKLSNFPPYPDFKIAN; this is translated from the coding sequence ATGCAAAAGGTTAGAATGATTGCCCAAGGTAGGGTGCAAGGAGTCGGCTTTCGTTGGGGTGTTTACAGCTTAGCACTTGAAATTGGTGGCATCACAGGTCGAGTATGGAATAACGACGATGGCACAGTGGAAATTTTAGCCCAAGCAAACTCATCTGCTACCATGGCAAAATTTATCCAAGAAATCCGCAAAGGACCAACACCTTTTTCAAAAATCAGCTACTTAGATGTCAAACTAAGCAACTTTCCTCCCTACCCTGACTTTAAAATCGCAAATTAG
- a CDS encoding Bax inhibitor-1/YccA family protein codes for MNHTIIHDRAGLNQFYAKVYAFVGLGIGLSALVSGLMLTVFQSQLVYFLMQGRLWLTIATLAELALVFVASNMALKNSPAALPVFLLYSVLNGFTLSFVVAFYTPGTVLSAFVSSALLFFVMAAVGMFTKKDLSGLGRAMMAALIGLLIAMVVNIFLASGFFDYMISVAMVLVFSGLIAWDNQRIRYAYEQSQGRVATGWVVSMALSIYLDFINLFLSILRIFGRND; via the coding sequence ATGAATCACACTATTATTCACGACCGCGCAGGTCTCAATCAATTTTACGCTAAAGTCTATGCCTTTGTTGGTCTGGGGATCGGATTATCCGCTTTAGTATCAGGTCTTATGTTGACGGTCTTTCAATCTCAGTTGGTTTACTTTTTGATGCAGGGACGCCTCTGGTTGACCATTGCAACCTTAGCAGAGCTAGCTCTGGTCTTCGTTGCTAGTAACATGGCCTTAAAGAATAGTCCAGCGGCTCTTCCAGTATTTTTACTTTACTCAGTATTAAACGGCTTTACCCTTAGTTTTGTGGTGGCCTTCTATACTCCGGGTACAGTTTTGTCTGCCTTTGTATCAAGCGCCCTTCTCTTCTTTGTCATGGCGGCAGTCGGTATGTTCACTAAGAAAGATTTGAGTGGCCTTGGTCGGGCTATGATGGCTGCTCTTATTGGTCTGCTGATTGCTATGGTAGTCAATATTTTCTTGGCTAGTGGTTTCTTTGATTATATGATTAGCGTAGCCATGGTCTTGGTCTTCTCTGGGCTGATTGCTTGGGACAACCAAAGGATTCGCTATGCCTATGAGCAATCACAAGGTCGTGTAGCGACAGGTTGGGTTGTGTCAATGGCTCTCAGTATCTATCTTGATTTTATCAATCTTTTCCTAAGTATTCTACGTATCTTTGGTCGCAATGACTAG
- a CDS encoding RNA methyltransferase, producing MTIITSKANSVVKNAKKLHQKKYRKSAYLIEGWHLFEEAVQAGVTIEKIFALESYRDQLAAFPQTVWVSEDILLDLADSQTPQGIVAVVQKEEVEQTDFSQGKFLFLEDVQDPGNVGTIIRTADAAGFTGVIVSDKSADTYSLKTLRSMQGSHFHLPIYRMSNQVLLEKAKKAGIHVLATTLSKDSVDYRELPPIENFVLVMGNEGQGISSLMAESADQLVHISMKGQAESLNVAVAAGILIFHLS from the coding sequence ATGACTATTATAACCTCAAAAGCCAATTCTGTGGTAAAAAATGCCAAGAAATTACACCAAAAAAAATACCGCAAGTCTGCCTATTTGATTGAAGGCTGGCACTTGTTTGAAGAAGCTGTTCAAGCTGGGGTGACGATTGAGAAGATTTTTGCCCTAGAAAGTTACCGAGATCAGTTAGCTGCTTTTCCGCAAACTGTCTGGGTGTCAGAGGATATTTTGCTGGATTTGGCAGATTCTCAGACTCCACAGGGAATTGTTGCGGTGGTTCAAAAAGAAGAAGTAGAACAAACTGACTTTAGTCAGGGCAAGTTCTTGTTTTTGGAAGATGTGCAAGATCCTGGTAATGTGGGAACGATCATTCGAACTGCGGATGCAGCAGGTTTTACTGGAGTGATTGTTTCAGATAAATCGGCAGATACCTACAGTCTCAAGACTTTACGTTCCATGCAAGGCAGTCATTTTCATCTGCCTATTTACCGGATGTCTAATCAAGTGCTTCTCGAGAAAGCTAAAAAGGCAGGTATACATGTGCTGGCGACAACCCTATCTAAAGATTCTGTTGATTACAGAGAACTGCCTCCTATAGAAAATTTTGTACTAGTCATGGGAAATGAGGGTCAAGGAATTAGTTCCCTCATGGCTGAAAGTGCAGATCAATTGGTCCATATTAGCATGAAGGGGCAGGCCGAGAGTCTCAATGTTGCCGTTGCGGCCGGTATTTTAATTTTCCATTTAAGCTAA
- a CDS encoding ABC transporter permease translates to MALIYSLHSEILKLLYNRATHVVLFLILVFQTFLANIGASQIVSVGIHATPETNPDLAEALPPIEFLGFDVTLFGVFIMIILGSIYGAEEYKGLAIRTSLLSVTNRSTFLVSKTLVWLIFSFIISFLSIFLTINMTHYVLGQDGLLLFLLNGTVWFYIFLASIAWTLLGLLAYIMALTFKTAIVPLLFLLPQVYNLGTFLANYISVAKFLPVALGQGLIATSPQILEYNSLQNILLLLCWNFSFLALAIYRLLKSDIGGGE, encoded by the coding sequence ATGGCACTTATTTACTCTCTTCATTCTGAAATATTGAAATTACTTTATAATAGAGCTACTCATGTTGTACTATTCTTGATACTGGTATTTCAAACGTTTTTAGCAAATATTGGTGCTTCTCAAATTGTTTCAGTTGGTATCCATGCTACACCAGAGACAAATCCAGATTTAGCAGAGGCCTTACCTCCTATTGAATTTTTAGGTTTTGATGTCACTTTATTTGGTGTTTTTATTATGATTATCCTAGGCTCAATTTACGGAGCCGAGGAATACAAAGGCTTGGCTATTCGTACAAGCCTCCTCTCTGTTACAAATCGAAGTACTTTCCTAGTTTCAAAAACATTAGTTTGGCTTATATTTTCTTTTATCATTTCCTTTCTATCAATATTCTTGACAATTAACATGACACATTATGTTTTAGGACAAGATGGCTTATTGCTTTTTTTACTAAATGGAACAGTTTGGTTCTATATATTTTTAGCCAGTATAGCTTGGACTTTGTTGGGACTGCTGGCCTATATTATGGCTTTGACATTTAAAACAGCCATTGTTCCTCTATTATTTTTGCTTCCTCAAGTCTACAATTTAGGAACATTCTTAGCAAACTATATATCGGTTGCAAAATTTCTTCCAGTTGCATTGGGGCAAGGATTGATTGCTACATCTCCTCAAATTTTAGAATATAATAGTTTACAAAATATTTTACTTTTACTTTGTTGGAACTTCTCATTCTTGGCTTTAGCAATCTACCGCTTACTTAAGTCAGATATTGGAGGAGGTGAATAA
- a CDS encoding DUF1146 family protein: MVQLLFTLSSHMLFIYVSFYLLKDLVRWEKVLKVTAENTRKVRLLIALFSIVMGYIMSSFFISLYQLWQEALRGLL, translated from the coding sequence ATGGTTCAATTATTATTCACTCTAAGCAGTCACATGCTCTTTATTTATGTGAGTTTTTACCTTTTAAAGGATCTTGTTAGATGGGAAAAGGTTTTAAAAGTGACAGCTGAGAATACAAGAAAAGTCCGTTTATTGATTGCTCTTTTCAGCATTGTAATGGGCTATATCATGAGTTCTTTCTTTATCAGCCTGTATCAACTGTGGCAAGAAGCGCTTAGAGGATTATTATAA
- a CDS encoding SepM family pheromone-processing serine protease, with protein MKKKIRWPLYVIAALIVTFLAFVVPLPYYIEVPGGSEDIRQVLKVNDTEDKEAGAYQFVTVGVQHATLAHMIYAWLTPFTDIRSAQETTGGSSDVEFMRINQFYMQTSQNMAKYQGLKTAGKDIELKYLGVYVLTVTDNSTFKGILNISDTVTAVNDQTFDSSKDLIDYVNSQKLGDSVKVTYEEDGQTKSAEGKIITLENGKNGIGIGLIDRTEVTSDVPIRFSTAGIGGPSAGLMFSLAIYTQIADPGLRNGRIVAGTGTIDRDGNVGDIGGIDKKVVASAREGAAIFFAPDNPVSEEEQKAHPDAKNNYQTALEAAKTIKTDMKIVPVKTLQDAIDYLKNNP; from the coding sequence ATGAAAAAAAAGATTAGATGGCCCTTATATGTCATTGCGGCCTTGATTGTGACTTTCTTGGCGTTTGTAGTGCCCTTGCCTTATTATATAGAGGTTCCAGGTGGTTCGGAAGATATTCGCCAAGTCCTTAAAGTAAATGACACAGAAGATAAGGAAGCTGGTGCCTATCAATTCGTTACGGTTGGTGTCCAGCACGCTACTTTAGCCCATATGATTTATGCTTGGTTGACGCCTTTTACAGATATTCGTAGTGCTCAGGAGACTACAGGTGGCTCTTCCGATGTTGAATTTATGCGAATTAATCAATTCTACATGCAGACATCGCAAAATATGGCCAAGTATCAAGGGCTAAAAACAGCTGGTAAGGATATTGAACTAAAATATCTTGGGGTTTATGTTTTGACTGTGACAGATAATTCGACCTTTAAAGGGATTCTCAACATCTCTGATACGGTCACAGCAGTCAATGATCAGACCTTTGATAGTTCCAAAGACTTGATTGATTACGTCAATTCTCAAAAACTAGGGGATTCTGTCAAGGTAACTTATGAAGAGGATGGGCAAACCAAGTCTGCGGAAGGAAAGATTATCACCTTGGAAAATGGCAAAAATGGGATTGGAATCGGCTTGATTGACCGTACAGAAGTAACAAGTGATGTCCCAATTCGCTTTTCGACGGCTGGTATTGGCGGTCCAAGTGCAGGACTCATGTTTAGTCTGGCTATCTATACCCAAATAGCTGACCCTGGCCTTCGTAATGGCCGTATCGTTGCCGGTACAGGAACCATTGACCGCGATGGGAATGTGGGGGACATTGGAGGTATTGATAAGAAAGTCGTAGCTTCGGCTAGAGAAGGTGCCGCGATTTTCTTTGCCCCAGATAATCCTGTTAGCGAAGAAGAACAAAAAGCGCATCCGGATGCGAAAAACAACTACCAAACAGCCCTAGAAGCAGCCAAAACAATCAAGACAGATATGAAAATCGTGCCAGTTAAAACCCTACAAGATGCAATTGATTACTTGAAAAACAATCCCTAA
- the rsmD gene encoding 16S rRNA (guanine(966)-N(2))-methyltransferase RsmD: protein MKIVSGIYGGRPLKTLEGKTTRPTSDKVRGAIFNMIGPYFEGGRVLDLYAGSGGLSIEAVSRGMSSAVLVERDRKAQTIVAENIRMTKEVGKFQLLKMDAERALEQVSGEFDLIFLDPPYAKEQIVADIEKMAERELFSEDIMVVCETDKAVELPEEIACLGIWKEKIYGISKVTVYVR, encoded by the coding sequence ATGAAAATCGTATCAGGAATCTATGGGGGACGCCCCCTCAAGACACTAGAAGGCAAGACGACAAGGCCCACTTCGGATAAGGTTAGGGGAGCCATTTTTAACATGATTGGTCCCTACTTTGAAGGTGGACGAGTCTTGGACCTTTATGCAGGTAGTGGTGGTTTATCTATCGAAGCAGTATCGCGTGGCATGTCTAGCGCTGTTTTGGTGGAGAGAGACCGTAAGGCTCAGACCATCGTGGCTGAAAATATTCGGATGACCAAGGAAGTTGGAAAATTTCAACTCCTCAAGATGGATGCAGAACGGGCATTGGAACAGGTATCTGGGGAATTCGACCTCATTTTCTTAGACCCTCCTTATGCCAAGGAACAAATCGTAGCAGATATTGAAAAAATGGCTGAGAGAGAGCTATTTTCTGAAGATATTATGGTCGTGTGTGAGACGGATAAGGCCGTTGAACTTCCAGAAGAAATTGCCTGCCTGGGTATCTGGAAGGAAAAAATTTATGGAATTAGTAAGGTGACAGTCTATGTCAGATAA
- the asnA gene encoding aspartate--ammonia ligase, with protein MKKSFIHQQEEISFVKNTFTQYLKDKLEVVEVQGPILSRVGDGMQDNLSGVENAVSVKVLQIPDATYEVVHSLAKWKRHTLARFGFGEGEGLFVHMKALRPDEDSLDATHSVYVDQWDWEKVIPNGKRNIAYLKETVEKIYKAIRLTELAVEARYDIESILPKQITFIHTEELVERYPDLTPKERENAICKEFGAVFLIGIGGELPDGKPHDGRAPDYDDWTSESENGYKGLNGDILVWNESLGGAFELSSMGIRVDEETLRRQVEITGDEDRLELEWHKALLNGLFPLTIGGGIGQSRMAMFLLRKKHIGEVQTSVWPQEVRDTYENIL; from the coding sequence ATGAAGAAAAGTTTTATCCACCAACAAGAAGAAATTTCCTTTGTCAAAAACACTTTTACTCAGTATTTGAAAGACAAGCTAGAAGTTGTCGAAGTTCAAGGTCCTATCTTGAGTAGGGTCGGTGACGGGATGCAGGACAACTTATCAGGTGTTGAGAATGCCGTATCGGTCAAGGTTCTCCAAATCCCTGATGCTACTTATGAAGTGGTGCATTCACTTGCTAAATGGAAACGCCATACTCTAGCTCGCTTTGGTTTCGGTGAGGGTGAAGGTCTTTTCGTCCACATGAAAGCCCTTCGTCCAGACGAAGACTCGCTGGATGCAACCCACTCTGTTTATGTTGACCAGTGGGACTGGGAGAAGGTTATCCCAAATGGTAAGCGTAACATCGCTTATCTAAAAGAAACAGTTGAGAAGATTTACAAGGCCATTCGCCTTACTGAGCTAGCTGTTGAAGCCCGCTATGACATCGAGTCAATCTTGCCAAAACAAATCACTTTTATCCACACAGAAGAGTTGGTAGAACGCTACCCAGACTTGACACCAAAAGAGCGTGAAAATGCTATTTGTAAAGAATTTGGAGCAGTCTTCTTGATCGGTATCGGTGGTGAATTACCAGACGGTAAACCGCACGATGGGCGTGCACCAGACTATGATGACTGGACAAGCGAATCTGAAAATGGCTACAAGGGTCTGAATGGCGATATTCTTGTCTGGAATGAGTCTCTAGGTGGAGCCTTTGAGTTGTCTTCTATGGGGATTCGTGTAGATGAAGAAACCCTTCGCCGTCAAGTAGAAATTACCGGTGATGAGGACCGCTTGGAATTGGAATGGCACAAGGCTTTGTTGAATGGCCTATTCCCGTTGACAATCGGTGGAGGAATTGGACAATCTCGTATGGCCATGTTCCTACTTCGCAAGAAACACATCGGAGAAGTGCAAACAAGTGTTTGGCCTCAGGAAGTCCGCGATACTTACGAAAATATTTTGTAG
- a CDS encoding ABC transporter permease, protein MKEQLKSEYLKFIMNPWHWLIIGALLLCVPALVIFLNNKPDQLTLQFVLEQLLQSLYLGQAGFISLAVLFIGQEFTGSSLRTSFLTCPNRLIFIICKLAIVLCMEIVLLVAVISLCILIAQGYYNINLLSNIKHVLTILFPACISILTFSLLSGIFVFISQSFILILGISLSLLLGLGQMLLQFSSFFRNLPLLASMNCFYTYPLSLYYPVWQGLGIQIVWLLIVFLFATLILIGKNVR, encoded by the coding sequence TTGAAAGAGCAACTTAAAAGTGAGTATCTCAAGTTTATTATGAATCCGTGGCACTGGTTGATTATAGGTGCTCTATTACTGTGTGTTCCAGCGTTAGTTATTTTTTTAAATAATAAGCCAGACCAGTTGACCCTACAGTTTGTTTTGGAACAGCTACTGCAAAGTCTCTATTTAGGACAGGCGGGTTTCATTAGTCTAGCTGTTCTATTTATAGGTCAAGAATTTACAGGTTCTAGCCTTCGTACCAGTTTTCTTACATGTCCAAATCGTTTGATATTTATAATCTGTAAACTAGCTATTGTATTATGTATGGAAATTGTATTATTGGTTGCTGTAATATCATTATGCATACTAATCGCGCAAGGATACTACAATATCAATCTTTTGAGTAATATTAAACATGTTCTAACAATTCTATTTCCAGCTTGTATTTCTATTCTAACCTTCTCTCTTTTAAGTGGTATTTTTGTATTTATTTCCCAGTCTTTTATCTTAATTTTGGGAATAAGTTTATCCCTTTTATTGGGGTTGGGACAAATGTTATTACAATTCAGTTCTTTTTTTAGAAATTTACCATTACTGGCTAGTATGAATTGTTTTTATACCTATCCATTGTCTCTTTATTATCCAGTGTGGCAAGGCTTAGGGATACAAATAGTTTGGTTATTAATTGTTTTTCTATTTGCTACATTGATACTTATAGGAAAAAATGTACGCTAA
- a CDS encoding response regulator transcription factor, whose product MAYKILVVDDDLAILRLIKKVLEYEKYEVVIRNKIEEIDLCDFTGFDLILLDIMMPVSGLEICQMIREQITVPICFITAKDMDEDLVAGINAGADDYIMKPFSMQELLARVKMHLRREERTKGNVHQIKIGKLILYTDSKELFVNDDKIALTRREFDIVNLLASTPSRIYSIEEIYNYLYPQSSEALLRSVSEYIYQIRQKLKPYQLNPIKTLYGGGYQWVESKVLDN is encoded by the coding sequence ATGGCTTATAAAATTTTGGTTGTAGATGATGATCTTGCTATTCTTCGCCTAATAAAAAAAGTACTAGAATATGAAAAATATGAAGTAGTCATACGAAATAAGATAGAAGAGATTGATCTTTGTGATTTTACAGGCTTTGACTTGATTCTATTAGATATTATGATGCCTGTTAGTGGTTTAGAAATCTGTCAGATGATTCGCGAGCAGATAACTGTTCCTATCTGTTTTATAACTGCCAAGGATATGGATGAAGACTTAGTAGCTGGAATCAATGCAGGTGCTGATGATTATATTATGAAGCCCTTTAGTATGCAAGAACTTTTAGCACGTGTTAAAATGCACTTGCGTCGTGAAGAACGGACTAAAGGAAATGTTCATCAAATAAAGATTGGGAAGCTTATACTATATACGGATAGTAAGGAACTATTTGTAAACGATGATAAGATTGCCTTGACAAGGAGGGAATTTGATATAGTGAATCTTTTAGCAAGCACCCCAAGTAGAATATACTCTATAGAGGAAATTTATAATTATCTATATCCACAAAGTTCCGAAGCTCTTTTACGTTCGGTTTCAGAGTATATTTATCAAATTCGTCAAAAGCTGAAACCTTATCAATTAAATCCAATTAAAACCTTGTATGGTGGAGGATATCAATGGGTAGAATCAAAAGTTTTAGACAATTAA
- the yidC gene encoding membrane protein insertase YidC: MKAIKRFALSAMGVAMLLVLTGCVNVDKTTGQPTGLVWNTIGAPMAEAIKYFANDKGLGFGVAIIIVTIIVRLIILPLGIYQSWKATLHSEKMNALKHVLEPHQTRLKEATTQEEKLEAQQALFAAQKEHGISMFGGVGCFPILLQMPFFSAIYFAAQHTEGVAQASYLGIPLGSPSMILVACAGVLYYLQSLLSLHGVEDETQREQIKKMAYVSPITIVVFSLISPASVTLYWVVGGFMMILQQFIVNYIVRPKLRKKVREELAKNPPKASTFSTPSGRKDVTPGQPTAITSKKKHKNRNAGKQRSR, encoded by the coding sequence TTGAAAGCTATTAAACGTTTTGCCCTCTCAGCTATGGGAGTGGCTATGTTGCTAGTCTTAACTGGCTGTGTCAATGTCGATAAAACCACAGGCCAGCCAACAGGATTGGTTTGGAATACTATCGGAGCGCCTATGGCTGAAGCCATTAAGTACTTCGCCAATGACAAGGGACTTGGTTTTGGGGTTGCTATCATCATCGTAACTATTATCGTGCGCTTGATTATCTTGCCACTTGGTATCTACCAATCATGGAAAGCAACTCTGCACTCTGAAAAGATGAACGCCCTCAAGCACGTCCTTGAGCCACACCAAACGCGTCTCAAAGAAGCAACTACTCAAGAAGAAAAACTCGAAGCCCAACAAGCTCTCTTTGCCGCTCAAAAAGAGCACGGCATCAGCATGTTTGGTGGTGTAGGATGTTTCCCTATTCTCCTTCAAATGCCTTTCTTCTCAGCTATCTACTTTGCTGCCCAACATACTGAAGGGGTTGCTCAAGCAAGCTACCTAGGCATTCCTCTAGGTTCTCCAAGTATGATTTTGGTTGCCTGCGCAGGTGTCCTTTACTATCTTCAATCGCTCCTTTCACTTCACGGAGTAGAAGACGAAACGCAAAGAGAACAAATCAAGAAAATGGCTTACGTGAGCCCAATCACGATTGTTGTCTTCTCCCTCATTTCACCAGCCAGTGTCACACTTTACTGGGTTGTCGGTGGTTTCATGATGATTCTCCAACAGTTTATCGTCAACTATATCGTTCGTCCAAAACTTCGCAAAAAAGTCCGTGAAGAACTGGCAAAGAACCCACCAAAAGCAAGTACTTTCTCTACACCAAGTGGACGAAAAGACGTTACCCCTGGACAACCAACTGCTATCACAAGCAAGAAAAAACATAAAAATCGCAACGCTGGAAAACAACGTTCGAGATAA
- a CDS encoding ABC transporter ATP-binding protein has product MEQSITIKNLCKSYGQTQILKDISFEAKAGKVTAFLGPNGAGKSSTLRILLGLDKATSGLTKIGDQTYKELKFPLKTVGASFDSVGAPDDRTVYQHLKIVAASNGISSQRIEQVLDMVDISHKKKSKIGKLSLGEGQRLGIATALLGNPQYLILDEPTNGLDPRGIRWFREFIKKQAQEGKTVLLSSHILSEVEAVTDDVVIINKGKVLIKGTLQEVMKNLSSLEEVFFSLTEGGK; this is encoded by the coding sequence ATGGAACAAAGTATTACCATTAAAAATTTATGTAAGTCGTATGGCCAAACTCAAATTTTAAAAGATATTTCTTTTGAAGCAAAAGCAGGTAAAGTGACTGCTTTCCTGGGTCCAAATGGAGCTGGTAAAAGTTCAACCTTACGTATTTTATTAGGATTAGACAAAGCAACATCTGGTCTTACCAAAATTGGAGATCAAACTTATAAGGAATTAAAATTTCCTCTAAAGACTGTAGGAGCTTCATTTGACAGTGTAGGAGCTCCTGATGATCGGACTGTTTATCAACATTTGAAAATTGTTGCTGCTAGTAATGGGATATCCAGTCAGCGAATTGAACAAGTCTTGGATATGGTGGATATTAGTCATAAGAAAAAATCTAAAATTGGGAAATTATCATTAGGAGAAGGACAACGCTTGGGAATTGCAACAGCTCTATTAGGAAATCCTCAATATCTGATATTGGATGAACCGACTAATGGGTTGGATCCAAGAGGAATTCGGTGGTTTAGAGAGTTTATAAAAAAACAAGCTCAAGAAGGGAAGACCGTCTTACTGTCATCTCATATATTATCGGAAGTGGAAGCAGTAACAGATGATGTAGTTATCATAAATAAAGGAAAAGTTCTTATAAAAGGGACTTTACAAGAAGTGATGAAAAATCTTTCTTCACTAGAGGAAGTCTTCTTTAGTTTAACAGAGGGAGGGAAGTGA
- the coaD gene encoding pantetheine-phosphate adenylyltransferase, translating into MSDKIGLFTGSFDPMTNGHLDIIERASKLFDKLYVGIFFNPHKQGFLPIENRKRGLEKALKHLGNVEVVSSHDELVVDVAKRLGATFLVRGLRNALDLQYEASFDYYNHQLSPDIETIYLHSRPEHLYLSSSGVRELLKFGQDIACYVPESILEEIRNEKKD; encoded by the coding sequence ATGTCAGATAAGATTGGCTTATTCACAGGCTCATTTGATCCGATGACAAATGGGCATCTGGATATCATTGAGCGAGCTAGCAAACTCTTTGACAAGCTCTATGTCGGTATTTTTTTTAACCCCCACAAACAAGGATTTCTTCCTATCGAAAATCGTAAAAGGGGGCTAGAAAAGGCTTTGAAACATTTGGGAAATGTTGAAGTCGTGTCTTCTCATGATGAATTGGTGGTTGATGTTGCAAAAAGACTGGGGGCTACTTTCCTAGTGCGAGGCTTGAGAAATGCGTTGGATTTGCAATATGAAGCCAGTTTTGATTACTACAATCATCAGCTGTCTCCTGATATAGAGACCATTTATTTACATAGCAGACCTGAACATCTCTATCTCAGTTCATCCGGTGTTAGGGAGTTATTGAAGTTTGGTCAGGATATTGCCTGCTATGTTCCCGAGAGTATTTTGGAGGAAATAAGAAATGAAAAAAAAGATTAG
- a CDS encoding sensor histidine kinase KdpD, with amino-acid sequence MGRIKSFRQLIRETCWRIIWQFSLGLLMAYLIPLASVSIQINEDGKPLNNSGVLSIFFNVSSWIYICVLLIILISYHIGKLLKKLSYEMTLIYENSMWLEKECTESLTVKEFRETGNRIIVMQDRIRQLIVDEKQQKEDLMFQVSAASHDLKTPLTIIRGNVEFLQTITENDQSQECLADIERASQQLLDYFNQLIHYSKTYYDDETGWTEYSSSDFINELEKEVSFLIKNQMKFSFEQNVKGTENYYINPSLLIRAIQNILTNALEYADKQNPKINIRVEQEEKELKIGIWNNGSEFPDEVLNNFGKLFYRMDKARSVKEQHYGIGLSFVCRVAKLHKGRVELRNRDAGAEVLITVNCIKS; translated from the coding sequence ATGGGTAGAATCAAAAGTTTTAGACAATTAATTCGAGAAACCTGTTGGAGAATTATTTGGCAGTTTAGTCTTGGCTTACTAATGGCCTATCTTATTCCCTTAGCTTCAGTATCTATACAAATAAATGAAGATGGGAAACCTTTAAACAATAGTGGTGTTCTATCAATCTTTTTTAATGTGTCATCATGGATATATATTTGTGTTTTATTGATTATTCTAATAAGTTATCACATTGGAAAATTGTTGAAAAAACTGAGTTATGAAATGACTTTGATTTATGAAAATAGTATGTGGTTGGAGAAGGAATGTACAGAAAGTTTAACGGTTAAAGAATTTCGCGAGACAGGAAATCGGATTATTGTGATGCAAGATAGAATTCGACAATTAATAGTTGATGAGAAACAGCAGAAGGAAGATTTAATGTTTCAGGTTTCAGCAGCTTCTCATGATTTAAAAACTCCCTTAACCATTATTAGGGGAAATGTGGAATTTTTGCAGACGATAACTGAAAACGACCAATCTCAAGAATGCTTAGCAGATATAGAAAGAGCTAGTCAACAGTTACTAGATTATTTCAATCAATTGATTCACTATTCTAAAACCTATTATGATGATGAGACAGGTTGGACGGAGTATTCCTCTTCAGATTTTATCAATGAATTAGAGAAAGAAGTCTCTTTTTTGATAAAAAATCAGATGAAGTTTTCTTTTGAACAAAATGTGAAAGGAACTGAAAACTATTATATAAATCCATCTCTTCTGATTCGTGCCATACAAAATATTTTAACAAATGCTTTGGAATACGCCGATAAACAGAATCCTAAAATTAACATTAGGGTAGAGCAAGAGGAGAAAGAATTGAAAATAGGCATATGGAATAATGGCTCGGAATTTCCAGATGAAGTTTTAAATAATTTTGGAAAGCTCTTTTATCGTATGGATAAAGCTAGATCGGTTAAAGAGCAACATTATGGTATTGGACTTAGTTTTGTATGTAGAGTTGCAAAACTACACAAAGGCCGAGTTGAGCTTAGAAATAGAGACGCGGGAGCAGAAGTTTTAATAACTGTGAATTGTATTAAATCATAG